The genomic stretch GAAGCTCTAAAGGATTGTATGCCCTAACTAAATAACCAATCATGTTAATAAATAAGGGGACATTGAAGAAAACGGAAAAGAAATGAGGTTTTCTCAACAAGTTACGTATTTATGAAAGATAGAGCAAGTGTAGCCATTGGGCTGCCCAACACGTGAATAGTCAGATAACATGTTAAAATGTGAACATTCAACCTCAACCTCAAGTTATTGCTCTATtctaaacttggaatttggtttAGTTCCAAAATTgccattatttttatttttatttataatgtaaatATGGACTGTAGTGTGGGTTTGGACCCTACATAGGCTTTGGTGGGGATTTGCACGTTTGGCATTGTGGTGttgtaaaaatgtttttacTTGTTTAGACAATACTAAACTTGACACAATTAGTTATGGCTCATTTACACGAGCTGATTTCTCTTTGGGGTTAAAAGTTTCATTAGTGAGgcaagtcattttcatcaaatataTATAGTGGGTTGAATGCCAAAACATGCAAGCACACTTAGTTGTAATGTTGTTGAAAACAAatgtattcatttttttaatattgctttattcattttaaaaggAGAATAAACAAGATTTCTTTATTCATCTTGTAACTTGTGTTTGTAACTAATCACAGGTAGAGAATTGTAATGTAGGACACGTAAAGAGAGAGATCAATGGGGTTGTTTATGTATTTGATACTTTtaggaaagaaaacaaaaagatgaCAAAAGGATGGCAAAGGCTCTTATGTGTCAAGCTGCAGTGCGCACAATTGCATACAGCAGTAAGGTGCACGATGCAATCACCAAAAGTGCTGTGCTGTGCTTCTTTGTACGTGTGTATTTTGCAGGTAGGGTTTAATCATGGTGTCACATTTCTTCTAGATGTTAGAGCATACCTAAATCCCCCAATTACCCTTTCATAGAAAAACGAGAACTATACGTGTCAGCAATATTCAAACTTAACACATTTTCCAACGTTTGCAAAGTATATGCCACCAGAAAGTAAGAGAGGCATGGATGGGTTCCAGTCGGAAAAGAGCAAATTCTTTCAAGTTCCAAAAGACCCAAAACCTTTTTCCCTTGGGATAAAGCCAAGAATGATGGGTCCATGCATGGTCTGGGCATTTGAATCCTCTCGAAGGCAACAAGTTGGAATTCTCTTATCAATGTTAGTGGACcattgaatttttagttaacgATTATAAACAAGAgtcttttaaaaattataataattgtagtcgttaGATAAAAATCCAACAGTCCACTCACACTTCCGACCAATTACCTctgagaggatccaaatccatagtaCGGCAACATCTACATTTATTATTCCGTGCATGAATCATTACTTATCTTTTATCGGTTGAATCCAAAACAACACCGTTCTCACAAAAGTTGGGCTTTTACAAGTCCAGCCAGTTGGTTTTAGGAACTAAAATTCTCTTAATTTACGTCTTTAAAGTTAACAAATGTCCATCATTGGCCCTTCTTACCTTCCGTCAAAAAAACTTGTTCGTTTGAGAGTGTGGGGGTCTCACATCTCCAGTTAGCTTCCCCACCGGAGGAAGCTCCATCGGCAGCAAAGAAAAGTGAGACAAAAACAGACTTCTGTTACTTGTGTCCTTATTTTCGTTTGATTGTTCAGTTACATGGCCAAAAATAAAGAGGGGCACATACTGTATGGGGGGAGAAAACGAGGGACTAAATTGAATTTGAGTATACTGATGGATATAAGCATGCGTACAAGTTGTGTCTTTTTTATTCCATCAATGTATAAAACACTGTGCCTAAATTCAAATTTGGTTCGCGGACAACGATGGAGAATTTGACAGCATGATCCGACTGGATTTTGTGCCAAGGAATTTGACTACGCAAAACAGCATGAAAATGCACATTATTTGTACACTTAAGAAAGCCATATCCTTTTCCATCTTATCATATGACCAGAATCCATACTATCATTTGCAAGATAAAGTGAACTTGCTTGGCACGGGATTGTACCGAGCCCACTATGCCCATCTCATGTGAGAAGAGAGAAGGGCACAATGGGTAACCCTGTGTCAAGTAAGGTTTTTCTGCTTATAAAGAGGACATCTGAATAACGCGGTTCTTTCCGAGCCTCACGGAATTGATGTAATTTGTGGGGGAATGTGCAGAGAGACCAGGAGCCACAAGTCCTATGATCCTTAGCAAAATGGAGAACCAACCCTCTCTGTACTCGGGTCCACATGTGTAGCCCATTGTTAAGCCTCTTATTAGCTCCCAAACAGCATTGAGATATACTGGTATCAGATATCTCATTCCAAAGTAGTTACGGTTTGGctcctcctccactctcttcaaaTATGCACACATCAAAGACGAAGAAAATCATTCAGTAAAAGAAAAGGATGAAACATAAAACTACGTCCCCAATGAATCGAGTTTAGAGTTTGAAAGattgagaaaattaattaaccaaACAGAAACTTGCTATTGTGCCGATTTTAATAAGCATGCCGCAATGTGTAAACAAGGAACTGCAGGGCAAAATGCTTTATATTGCCTATGTATGGTTCGGCCTGCTAGTTTACTGGACGTTAAGTTAACAGGAACGAATTCAAGGACAATTAACAGTAATGCAAAAACCAAAACAGAAAAAGTGTACGTGAAGGATTGAGTACATACTTGTTCATTGTATAGGCTGTCATAGTAAACGCACACCCCAAAGTGCTTAAACAAGAAAGTTTTGTCATCGTAAGGCAACCGGGGCACAAGATCGTTGCAGTAGACAACCCTGAAGTACTTTGGCACCGGATTATTTAAATGGGCTTCCATGTACCTCCCCAGTTTCCTATTACCAACCCTGGGCTGCCCAAATGTGTACACACCAAGCAACCTCTGCATCACCTCCATCTCCTCATGCAACACCAGCACTGATGGGAACAGTATGGCAAGCGCACCGCCTAGGCTATGTCCGGTAACCACGAATTTTGCATTTTTGTGCTCCTTTAGTAAGCTTTTGAGCTTTCTTCTTACAGCATAGTATGCAGACTTCTTCACCATGTCCGGTGGAACTACCTTGTCATACGGATCACGTCCACCTTGTTCCCTGATGTCTGAGGGCAATGCTTGGGTACCTTCGGAAGATCTTTTGCTACCATCAACACCACTTTCAGGAGTGAATTTGTTGGGTATCGCTATAAGTTGATTGTAGAAGGTTGCAGCATTCGTTCTATCGCCCAAGCCTAAGGCTTCTAAGAATCCCATGTGCACTTTCCCCAACTTGGGAATTTCATACCAAGAGTAGTCAAAATCGGTACTCCAATCATCGGCATCAAAAGGTTCTGTGCCTCTGAAGCTGATCAATATCAAGTTTGCATCTTTAGGCTTGTCACAAAGTATGAACACTTGGGTGGACATCTGCTTTTGGAAATCTATCATTCATCATCCGATAAAGGAGAAGAAATATTAAATTGACCTATTAAACTTATAACTTACAAATTCGAAAGTATTGATGACCAAATCCAAAAGTCATTCAAGAATCAAAATATACTCCTTACCATTCCAGCAATTGTAGAAATCCACAAAATGCATCTGCTTTCGTTGTCAAAATTAAACTAGTTAGTATATATTACGATTAACTAGCCACGAATGTACCAAAGACAGAGCTGGACTGGACAAGAATAGCTTGCCTTCCAATGATCAACCACGATATATCTAACGACTTGGGCATTCTCGTACGCTAACTTTGCAGCCATCATACAGAGATCCATGAGACCCCGGTTATCCGGTTCAGCTTTTATACCGCTTCCTTCAGAAAGAGAAGCAACTACATTTTCTGCTAAATTTTCACCACTGTAGAGGTCTATCCTCCCATCTAAATGTCCAGTTGTGCTTATGAAAGTCTCTGTGCCCCTCTGTGGCACCACCACCGTTCCTGCTTCCCCAATCACGAATATTTATAGTTACTAATTACACATCGAGGATTAATATGGAGAAACAATCTGCAGTACATTCTTCCAATTAAGAAGAcaaaaaatggtaaaattgtAAACTTCCGTTTACCATGAAGACAATGCTAGCAAGTTAAAACGAACACATCTATCAGTGAAAATGGCCTCGAATGTTTTCACCAAGTAATTTTGCAAAAACGTAAAGAGATATTGGCACGCCTAAATAATCATCGCGAATTCCACTCTTTTGAAGAAAAACATATAAAGGAGGACCGTGTGATGTATAGTTTAGGAAAGAAACTTCACAAGAGCTAGGACACCTCTGACATGTAAGGGAACCAACAGAGTTAAGGTGGGACCAAAATAGATATCATTCAAATCACGTAGTTAGAGTGTCTCTACCcaaaattttcttctaatttAGAGTGCAAATAACAAGTCGTCAGAAATCCAAGCATCattaaaacacacacacaattgACATATAATACTAACAAATGGGTTACAAATATTTAATATAAAAGACAGTGTTTTTACCACGAAGCGGTGCAGTGAGCAAGCCAAAGACGCCGCCATTGAGAAACAAGAGGTTGAGGATGAAGTCCACAACGTAACCAGTCCACTCCATCGGCTTCCCAAAAAACCCAATTATTTTCCGAGCAATTATCGACACCACAATGACCCATCTGTGAACCTCTGCAACTCCACCCACCGCCTCTTCGTCTGAGCTTTCCAGAAACCGGGCCCCACTATCCACGTCCGCCAACACCGAGTACCTGAACAAGTCCCTCACCCCTCCCTTCTCCGGCCGTACGATCAGGTACCTGAACTCATCATCACCGCCGTCGTGATCATCAACTCCGAAACGGCTCCGGTTATTCTCTTGGTACTTGGTTTTTTCCATTAGAATTTGGAattaaagtgcttttttttttttatggaaaagattgaaacttttaaAATGGGGTGGATTGGAAGAGGGAAATAATAAATGGGGTATTTATAATTTTAACATATCTGGATTTGGGAAGGAGAAAGCAAGAGAAAGATCGGAATAAGGATAGATGTTTACGTGTGCATAGCATAGCAAGTAGCTGCAGAATCGTCCAAGTGTTTTTGGTTTGGAATTGGCAGCTTTTTATTTACTTCTCCCAAAGtgtatacatgtatatatattatatacgtacactttttatcttcttcttcctccttttgtCGTTACACTGGAAATAGGGTCGTATTATTCATCGTCATTGGGTCTCTGGTGTTCTGGAAAGAGCTCCAAGTTGCCTACATctattcaataataaaataaaataacgttACCTACATccattcaataaaaataaataaagaaagaaaaaaaaaagttacctGCATCTACATGCCCTAAAtacaaaagcaaaaagaaattGTATTTGATCCCACCTTTATTTCTTTACACTTGACTTAAAATTGAAATGTAAATTTTCTGCACTGTGATACAATTACCGTTaaggacattttttttttaacaaacgatattattaacACTAAAGGATGAGAGAGTAGGTTAAGTCTCACAAttagctagcaataatatagttcaaattcacatttaatGAGAATCGataatactactagaccgtagtgtTAAGTGGCCCGTTAAGtgcaaattatataaaataaaaagtaaaagttTATAAATAGACCCAACACCATCATTAACCAAAAATTAGATtacaatcaaattttaatgcaaTTATTTTGGTTGATTTTGATGGTGGTCTAATTTCTCCAGAAGTTTAATGGATTCAATCTGGGTTTATTTTGAGAGagattgtgtgttgaattgggtTGTTCTTGTTGTTGGTGGTGCATTGAAAGCCTATGCAATGGCCAATAGGGGGAGCTGGCGGTTCTTCGCCTCATCATCTTTCTACATAAAATTCACTCTGTTTTTGTTATATTTCTCTTGTTCGACCGAGAGCTTGTTTGTGTGGGAGGGAGGGTCGACGGATCTTGTGAGGTTTCATTTAgaattttgtttctatttattatattaatcGATTGGTTTATTGGGTGTAAAGGGAATTTTAGATTGTAAGGGTATTTACAAGTGAGGAAATTTTAGGTGTGTTCTAAACATCGATACGTGATGTtattattttaatcaaattataaAATGTATATTTAAAAGTGAGACATATAAACCCTATAGTTCGACCATATTATATATCATGTGAAATGATAACACCACGTGTGAATTTTCTCAGTACATTCACAAACTTCTCCAAATATTTCATTTCGTTTACATACTATCTTTTTCCAGCCAACACCAAATATATAATTTCTTAAAGAATGGGAATAACCTAGGCTTCAATGCAAAAAGAATCTACTATTTGATGTTCATGATTAAGTGCATCAACATAGAAAAACTTGGACAATGAGCGTCCGAACCCATCATCTCTAGGATATTTCTCACCAAAGtaccagatttttttttatattttgattccACACAACCTTTCAGTCTCATTAAGTGTAAGATGTGTCATCTACCGAAAGTTACACATTATATTTTCTCTTTCAGATCCTACATTTATTTGTTCAAATCCTACGCATGCGATACACACAAGGGGATTATATGGCCATCCGACCCATCCCTCCCTATTCTGGCTGTTAAACCGAAAAAACACCCGGTATGGAAGAGGTATAACCCTATGAGGGGACGATGTGTAAGTAAGTAGAAGtagcttttcttctttttgttgttgataAGGTATggcattttccctttttgttaATTGTTGTCTCTACGTAACCTTCTTAACCGGAAAAAGGANNNNNNNNNNNNNNNNNNNNNNNNNNNNNNNNNNNNNNNNNNNNNNNNNNNNNNNNNNNNNNNNNNNNNNNNNNNNNNNNNNNNNNNNNNNNNNNNNNNNNNNNNNNNNNNNNNNNNNNNNNNNNNNNNNNNNNNNNNNNNNNNNNNNNNNNNNNNNNNNNNNNNNNNNNNNNNNNNNNNNNNNNNNNNNNNNNNNNNNNGATGAAAGAAAAACCAGAAGAGAAGAGGGGGCCAACAACATCGACGTCGACGTCCATGTGGATGTGGGTCTCCAAGCGAACGTGGTGTTTTCTCATTTTCCACGGCACAAACCGTGTCCTCCACCCATTAGCCAGCTGCTGCCGATCGATGGTGATTAAACATTACTTAAAAGATGATCCAccactttcaactttcaacttccaatacaaaaatcaaaaccctagctagggtttctttttctcttttctttaaaaattccATCTTTTTCGTaggtatttgaaaattaatttgtattATGTCGTATATTAGCATCGGTGGAATTAGATTAGGAATAGTATTCTCTTTCCATCCTCTCATCttatattctttattttgtctttttttttctataaaaattaatataagatgttgacgtggtttaaccgtgatcccttcaaatagaaggggagggaagaggaggaaaaaaaaaaaaaaaaaagttttaacgaaaaactcacggtattgttcactttaacgaaaaatcatatttttacactaaaaagtcaaatctagtactatttattttaccttttattttgttcttatcattaaaattcaaagtttttaaactatttttattaattttcttaaaaaaataaataaataaaaaataaaaagaagaagataatctACTCCATTAGATTAATGGTATGCTTGTCATTCAACAGAAATGCAAAGAATTGACACATGCCCCACCTGTGTAAACACTTGTCAGCCATTTTCATTCTTTATTGTTGTCCATATTTCCACTAATTTATGTCCAAATTATTGTTTGCACTTTGCCACGATCATGATtagtgaaattaattaaaaactagggATTTGGATCTTCTCCAGagcccaaggagaggatcctttTGACCAAGAATTGTGGGTCGTTTGatgaaaattcaacggctacaaacaagagggtccctttaaagttataataattatagttgTTGAATGAAAATCCAACGACTCACACTTTttgatcaggaggatcctctccttgggctcaggagaggatccaaatccaaaaactATATGTTATTCCATGTTTGGTAATGATGTTTGGTTAggaaaaaagataaagaaaattaGAGAGTATTAGTGTATGAAATTTTCCAATTAGAATTTTGGTCTTTGAACTAAAAAATACGAATATTAATTCTTGGATTTGTTAAAAAATGAAGACATAGTCTTTTTGGGTAATACTGTTAGAATATTCAtcagaaataaataaagagtTTAAGGAGAAAAATAAGGGACATTCTAGCATTAGTGATCCAAGATAATCATTGTTCCACATAATGTCAAGTTCAGGGATCATATTTACGAATTTTTAGTACAAAGACAAAAGTTTCAATTCAATTAAAGTTCATATACCAATGCTCATTTTCTCGTTTgggatgaaatgaaatgaaacaaaaatcaaCTAAGTTATGGTGTTCCTAATtgaaatcaagtttttgagCACATGTCAAGTGTTTGATGCTCAAAGTTGAGAATGAGTTTCAAGTCCGTTTTTGGTGCACAAATTTTGCGCTTGGACTATTAGGTAACAGGTCATGAGTTTTATATTCGAGTTCAATGTTTGTGAggaataagaatgaaaatcactgaaaaataattttagGGCAACGTCCATTTCTTTTTTAGACTTTATTCcaatcaaccaatcaaacacCAACTTAGTCCAACTAACAtggtattaatttcttttactcacaaattacaaattaatattTCACAAGTTCAATTAATATGGcaaataattttcattgaataaTAGAGACATAAAACCGAGTATGATAAATATGGTTTATGTTGATTTCACACTCCAAAAACGACATTGACCCTATATGTTTTTaatagaagaaagaaaattatattgcAACAAACCAACCTAAAAGTTGCATTTGTTTAAAGGGAACGTCACCATTTATGCGTTATCCACATGTGTATGTTAGGCTGGATTTCGTTCATACATTAACATGTATGCTGTGTAGAGCGTGTATGGTCTGCCTTaccaaaacatatatatatttagaaatcAATTTGTTCAAAGATGTCACGATGTTCTAGCCAACTGATTATGTAATAAGATTTGAGTAATGCTACATTTACTATCTATTTATATCATCATTTGTATTAGCTTTCTATAAATATAGGATCTGCTAACACATGTGTGTCTTATCTCTATTAAATGGTAGtacaaataaatggtaaagaTAACATATCTGCTTTCTCtctcatatattttaaatatatttagcTATCATGATTTGCATCattaaagtaaagaaaaaaataagaaatgaaaGATTCGTTGAGATTTGACTTACTGTGTTTATTCATTTTACCTACCACCCAAATCCAAAATAGTGAttaaaagaaaatctaaaacTTAAGAACAGTATATGTTTGGAAATAAAAAAGTTGGAACAAAATATTTTCATGATGGATGATATGATACTATATTTCATAGTTCATTTGGTGTTACAAGCTGCTAGCAATAATCATTTTTGGATTCCCTTGTTTTGGTATGCTGagaatttctttcaagatcttAGCAATACAAACTTCGATACGtctacaaagaaaaaaatttagaacGAATCGTGAGGATCGACTATTAAGATGTTCAAGTCTAGATTTATTTGGGCTCTTACTTTTAGGCCccttttttttaaccaaaataaataaatgatattaATAAATACAATCCAATATTAACAAATGAAATGAGTTGAGAACCTGAGATATGCCATTGCAACTTTTATATTCATTTTTGTTAGGGCATACACGTTCTCGTTCGGTTCGTTTTCCCCCTAAAACAAGTGTGGATGGACGTTGGGAGACCGTAAAGGAGATAACGGAGGTTGAAATTGTGTGATCAAGGAATGTGAGACCTTGAGGGAGTAGAGGGTGTCTATGATTAAGGTAGTAAATTTAAAAGAATAATTAGTTATATATGGTTTAAAGATCATATAACTAGCGTGGTTTGGTTCATAAGTGGCAACTGAAATGACTCAATCTTAATACTagattttttcattttttgaatttggtcCGCTTTTGCTCACCGATTTACATCTACACTTCTAATATCTGCTCACATCTTCTCAAGTTTATTTTTGGTAATTTAGACTACCAAGTAGTTTGATTTTTAAATATTCTTCACCCTTCATTTTCTGAAGTAATACAGACTACTGAAGAGAAATTGCACCCTCTCATTTTAAAAACTCAACTTAAAATGGATTTTGGTTGATTTGATGGACTGTATTATTTTGGGAACATAATGAAACTACAAGCCAAAATGCAAGAAAGGAAAATTACAAAAGGAAAGTAAAAGTGCAAGTGAAATTACAGAAGTTTATAAGTTGGATTTGGCGAAGTGTCAAGCATATTTTTCCTCATTTAGTATTACTTGGACTCGTATGCCTGCATGATCATTTACGTGGATTCAAAATACAAGAACAAAAAAAGTGAAGTAAAAACAGAGACTACAGCTGCTTCGTGGTCCAAAATGTCACCATTCAATTCCCACCGTTTCCTCCGTTGCTTTCGCTGCTGACAGCTGATTCGGTCATTTAGATTTAGTCCTCCGTTTATGATGATTGTGTTGGTTGCCATCTAATCAAATACTAAATCTAATTTTTCACCAACATTGGTAACAACTAACATGGTAAGGTATGCTATTAGAAGTAGGattctttccattttttcctcCCTTTCCTTCTCCTCCTGTTTGAATGGTCACGATTAAATCACGTTAACATCtcgtattaattttttatagaaagagaaagataaaatagaTAATGTGAGAGAAGGGGATGGAAGATGATGgaaagaggaggggagagaatccttgTCCATGCTATTATCGTGTCATTCCGTtctaataatacaaaaatatatattaatgtcATACAtaaattgatgttgtgaatttctttatgattattattaatGGAATTCTtgtattattttcatattttctaatattgcttcaacaattatgtatatatgtatatgcatatatataaagGTTTTTAGAATTTGGGGGCCCCAAAAAATCGGGGGCCCTATGCGGTCACACACTTTGCACCCCTCAAGGCCGGCCCTGCCTTGTATCATTGACATAAAATGTTATTGTATTAGTATAACCGTACTAAATAAGTTGCTCTTGTATCATAGACGAGCAAAATTAGGGGTGCACATTTTATTGGGTATACCGACCAACGAACAAACCAACTGATATAAATTGGGTCGAATTGGATTGGGTTGTGTTGGGTTCTAAACATTAGAACTTGTTTTCGAGTAAAAACATGAATCACTGGAATCACTATAATTTTTAAACTTACTAGTATATTGAATAGATATATTCACAAAATTTAGTAACTTTTAAATGCACTTGTATATTACTACTTGCTTTGACTAGTGAAATTTATTATTAACGTACAGTGGTTCTAAACGCTGAATTCACATGATTTGGGCCTAATTGACGTAATTGTTGATTATTTGTCATTCAAACTCatattagagcatctccaatcatGCTAAAAAGACTATAAAGTTATTTTAGAAGCTCTCTAAAAAAATAATCCAATCATACTCTCTAGTTTAGGGaatcattttttattgtttaagaTTTAGGAGCTCCTAGGACAATTCAGAATTCCTATCTTTGGATAGTGAGTGTAATTGAAGataaacttttttttcaaatcctCTCTGAAATTTAGCTACAAGCTTATTTAGGAAGCTcattagagatgctcttatGCATAAGAAAGAAACCAATTAAGCTCAACCAGCGAAACACATCAAACCCAAAACCGCCAAACAATGGCTTGCCCATTTTATCATGTATCAATGAGTTTGAAGAATTCCAATCCGAACCTATTGAGTTGGCGGATGGGTTGAAGTTCAACCCGACCAATCCAACTGTTAACCATCCCTTAGGAGaatttcaaaagatacaaacagaaacaaaaaaaagaaaaaaagaaaaagaaatggttTCCCTTACGAGAATCTCGTGACTCTTCATTGAAAAATGGAAAGGTGACAATCTCAGTAAaaacttgaaacttgaaagtaaaTCCAGCATGggttgtacttttttttaatggaCTTTTATtatgggtttttgttttggtcacGTTTTTGAAGTATTGGGTGGCCACGCAGTCTTGAAATGAAGGCCACTACTGATGAAACCGTGTGATGCTTGCTGGTGAATGCTCTGACTTTAAAACCTGATTTGGTAAATAAattaggagagagaaagagagaaagatgagagagatagagagtgtGTGCGAAGATGATAGAGCATAATTATACAGAAGAGACGGAGCTACATACACACCAACCAAGAGTGTATTGAATATTTTTCCCCTCACacctaaaaactaaaaagaaaggaaaagactgaaaatttgcaataaaaccaagaggagagagagagagagagagagagagagagagagagagagagagagtaaaaatAAAAGGGTTTTCTTTTCTGTGGCTTTGGATTCTTCTGGCAAATCGTGCCTGCCAGCTTTGCTTGGGCAAATGCCTACttgaataaaatattttacaaatCTGCTGTTTgggaaaacaaaatcaattcaattcaCCCCAAAAGGGGCATGCTTTGATTACCATTGTGTTTGAGAAGGAGGAGGCATTGAGTGTTgagcaggagagagagagagagagagagagagagagagagagatggtggaGATTTGGAGTTGGGTTTTGCTGGTTTTCTGCATCTGCATTCTGGGGTGGAGTCCAAGC from Pyrus communis chromosome 7, drPyrComm1.1, whole genome shotgun sequence encodes the following:
- the LOC137740916 gene encoding triacylglycerol lipase OBL1 codes for the protein MEKTKYQENNRSRFGVDDHDGGDDEFRYLIVRPEKGGVRDLFRYSVLADVDSGARFLESSDEEAVGGVAEVHRWVIVVSIIARKIIGFFGKPMEWTGYVVDFILNLLFLNGGVFGLLTAPLRGTVVVPQRGTETFISTTGHLDGRIDLYSGENLAENVVASLSEGSGIKAEPDNRGLMDLCMMAAKLAYENAQVVRYIVVDHWKMHFVDFYNCWNDFQKQMSTQVFILCDKPKDANLILISFRGTEPFDADDWSTDFDYSWYEIPKLGKVHMGFLEALGLGDRTNAATFYNQLIAIPNKFTPESGVDGSKRSSEGTQALPSDIREQGGRDPYDKVVPPDMVKKSAYYAVRRKLKSLLKEHKNAKFVVTGHSLGGALAILFPSVLVLHEEMEVMQRLLGVYTFGQPRVGNRKLGRYMEAHLNNPVPKYFRVVYCNDLVPRLPYDDKTFLFKHFGVCVYYDSLYNEQRVEEEPNRNYFGMRYLIPVYLNAVWELIRGLTMGYTCGPEYREGWFSILLRIIGLVAPGLSAHSPTNYINSVRLGKNRVIQMSSL